TTCGGAGTTCGGAGTTCGGAGTTCGGAGTTCGGAGTTCGGAGTTCGGAGTTCGGAGTTCGGAGTTCGGAGTTCGGAGTTCGGAGTTCGGAGTTCGGAGTTCGGAGTTCGGAGTTCGGAGCGGCATCATGGGGGCGAGCTGCCGGTGTCAAGCTCCGGTTTCGTGGATCTTTTTCTGCGTTCTCTGCGTGTTCTGCGGATGATTCCGTCTTCTCGCGGTGTGAGCGTGCACCTCAGGGGGAGATCAGACCCGGTTCTACGACGCCTCCGAACGCCGAACCCTTTCCCCTTCTTCCCGCCGTGGTCGCCGTGGCTCGCCGTGGTCGCCGTGTGAACTCAGTCGTTGTGCCCGCCAAGCCCGCCGTGGTCGCCGTGTGACCGTGTGACCGTGTGACGGCAGTTGACGGCGGCGGTGCATCATCACACAATCCTGTTCGTCCGTGTCTGTCCGTCGGGCGTTCAAGTCTGAAGTTTATGCCAATCGACCTTAAACAGCTCGTAGCCGCCCGTCAGGGTGAAAACTACAGCCTTCACCAGCACCACCTGAACCCGACCCTCGTGGAAGTGCTTCGCATCACCGGATTCGACAAAATCTACGTGCGTGCGGAAGGCGCCTACCTTTATGACCAGACTGGAAACGCTTACCTGGATTTCCTGAGTGGCTACAGCGTATTCAATGCTGGGCGGAACCATCCGGCCATTAAGGAAGCAATCCGTGACGTTCTGGACCTTGACCTGCCCAACATGGTCCAGTTGGACTGTTCGCTGTTGAGCGGGCTTCTGGCGGAGGCGCTCGTCAAAAAAACCCCGGACCACCTGGAAGCGGTTTTCTTCTGCAACTCCGGCACGGAAGCCAACGAAGGGGCTTTGAAATTTGCCCGTGCCGCCACCGGGCGCCCGAAGATCGTCAGCCTTCATGGCAGTTACCATGGTCTGAGCTACGGTTCACTTTCCGTGACGGGCAGCGTGAGTTTCCAGGAAGGCTTCGGGCCGCTCCTGCCCCACGTCAGCCGGATTCGGCTGGGGGATCTGGACGGTCTGGAAAAAGTGTTGCGGCGTGAGGACGTGGCGGCTTTTCTGTTCGAACCGGTACAAGGCAAAGGCGTCAAATACCCGCACGACGACTTTTACGTATCGGCCCAGGCGCTCTGCCGCAAGTACGGCACCCTGGTCATTGCGGACGAGGTGCAAACCGGTTTGGGCCGGACCGGTAAGCTGTGGGGGTTTGAGCATTGGAACCTGGAGCCGGACATTGTCACCGTGGCCAAGAGCTTAAGCGGAGGTTACGTGCCCTGCGGCGCCATTATCACCCGCCGCGCCATCTTCCAAAAAGTTTTTAACCGGTTGGACCGGTGCGTGGTTCATTCGAGCACTTTCGGCCGCAACAACCTTGCGATGGCGTGTGGTCTGGCCTCTCTCTCCGTCCTGGAAGATGAAGACCTCGTGCAAAATGCCGCCCGGCAAGGCTCGGCGCTACTTGAGCGTTTGAACGCCTTGAAGGAGAAGTACAGCTTTATCAAAGACGTGCGGGGCAAGGGCCTGATGATCGCGATTGAATTCCATGAGCCGCCGGAACTTGGAATGAAAATGGCCTGGCGCTTCCTTCATAAGATCGACAAGTCCCTGTTCCCGCAGCTGGTCATCGTGCCGCTGTTGAGCAAGCACCGTGTGTTGACCCAGGTTGCCGGGCACAA
The window above is part of the Verrucomicrobiota bacterium genome. Proteins encoded here:
- a CDS encoding aspartate aminotransferase family protein produces the protein MPIDLKQLVAARQGENYSLHQHHLNPTLVEVLRITGFDKIYVRAEGAYLYDQTGNAYLDFLSGYSVFNAGRNHPAIKEAIRDVLDLDLPNMVQLDCSLLSGLLAEALVKKTPDHLEAVFFCNSGTEANEGALKFARAATGRPKIVSLHGSYHGLSYGSLSVTGSVSFQEGFGPLLPHVSRIRLGDLDGLEKVLRREDVAAFLFEPVQGKGVKYPHDDFYVSAQALCRKYGTLVIADEVQTGLGRTGKLWGFEHWNLEPDIVTVAKSLSGGYVPCGAIITRRAIFQKVFNRLDRCVVHSSTFGRNNLAMACGLASLSVLEDEDLVQNAARQGSALLERLNALKEKYSFIKDVRGKGLMIAIEFHEPPELGMKMAWRFLHKIDKSLFPQLVIVPLLSKHRVLTQVAGHNMDVIKILPPLMIGEKEVDYFLRAFDDTLGGCRRFPGPMLELALNTARKAKKARASQIAGTAAAPPPDTVPAPAT